The region ACTTGCCCGCCGACCGCGCCACCGATCTGCTGTACGATGGCCGCTTCTTCAACATCTACAAAGGCGAGTTCATCGACACCCCGCATACACACGGCACCGGCTGTACGTTTGCCTCGGCGCTGGCCGCGCAACTCGCCCGTGGCAAGTCGGTCCCAGACGCGGTGCAAGCGGCCAAGACCTATCTCACCGAAGCCATTCGGCACAGTCTGGCGATCGGGCATGGCACCGGTCCCACCAATCACTTTTACTTTCTCGAATCGTAGAGGTCCCGCATGCTAAGGCTCCCTGGTCGTCCGGTTACCTTTCTCCTGACAGGCTTCGCCTGGCTTCTCCTGGCCTCGCTGGTCGGCATGGCCATTCTGGTCGGACTCGTGCGCGGAACGCCGCTGCCCTCGTGGCTGCGTCTGGCCCACACCCATGCGGCGCTGGTCGGCGGCGTCGCCCAAATGATCCTGGGCGGATTTCTGGTCTTTATCCCCCCGCTGCTCATGACCGGGCAACACCGGAAGGAATCCCATCCGGTCCTGTTTCTGGCCATCAACGCCGGCGCGCTCGGCATGGTGGCGGGGTTCGGTCTCGGCAACTATCAGATCGTTGGCGCCAGCGGACTGCTCGTCGTGGCCGCATTCCTCTGGATCGCGCGGGACGCCTGGACGCAGGCCCGCAAGAGCCTGAACTCGCCGCCATTGAATCTCTGGTTCTACGCCATCGCCCTGTTCGCGCTCTTGGGAGGACTCGCCTGCGGGGAAACCATGGCCTTCCGGTTCACCCAAGAGTCCTACGGATACGTCAGGCTGGCCCATATCCATCTCAATATTCTGGGCTTCATCTCGCTGGCCATCGTGGGCACGATGCACAACCTGCTCCCAACCGTGCTGAATGCGCCGCTCTATAGCCCTAAACTGGCGCGCGCGGTGTTGTTCCTGTTGCCGCTCGGGCTCGCGCTGCTGATCGGCGGGTTCCTGAACTCGTCTGTGATCGTCGAAATGGCGGCAGGGGGGGTGCTGGTCGTCACAGCCACGCTCTACGCGGTCAATCTGTTCCGCACCTGGCTGGCATCCAGCCACAAGGGCAGCGCCGCCTCCGACCACCTGCTCATCGGCACGTTTTTTCTGCTGGTCACCCTGGTGCTCGGCACCCTGGTTGCCGCCAATAATCTCCACGAACAGCCCATCATGCCCTTCGGCTCGCTCCACCTGGTGGCCTACACGCATATGGCGCTCATCGGCTTCATCTTGCAAACCATCATCGGCGCGCTCTCGCACCTTCTTCCGATCACCCTGGCGGTGCGCCGCGTCCAGAGCAATAAAAAGCGCGGCGCCTATCTCGACCGGCTCACGGCCATTATCAACCGCTGGCGCACGATTCAGATCATGGGACTCAGCCTGGGGACGATGGGACTGGCACTCCTCGCCTCGCTGACCTGGAATGTGCCGCTCTCGTCGCCGACGATTCAGATCGCCACCTGGTCCTGTGTTGGCCTCTTGCTCGGCAGCCTGACTCTCTTCTCCGTCAAGCTCGTCGCCCTGTTAGGCGCATCCCCTGAAGAAGACCAGCCCGCGTCAACCTAAAGAGCCCCGCAACCACGGCCACCACTCTGCCAGAGTCTCGCTCATGACGGAACACACGCTTTCCTTTATCGATCCACAAGGGCATCGCGTCGCATCGGTGCTCGCCATCCCCGACGGGGGCACCGATCGGATCGCGGTGCTCTGCCACGGGTTTCTATCCGGGAAACACAGCACCACGAACAACATGCTGACCAGGCTGCTGGAGCCTCACGGCATCGCCACATTCGCCTTCGACTTCTTCGGACAAGGCGAAAGCGAAGGCCCCTTTGAAGTCCTGACCACCACGCAGGCGATCGGCCAGGCCATGGCCGCGCTCGATCTCGTCCGGCAAAAAGGCTTCGCGAAAATCGGCCTGATGGGCTCCAGCTTCGGCGGCCTCGTGGCGACGCTGGCCGCCGCGCAACGCAATGATCTGGCCTGCCTGGCCCTCAAATGTCCGGTCGTCGACTTCGCAGAAGAGCTCCGGCTGACATTCGGCGACCGCGAACTGGCCCAGTGGAACGCGACCGATACGATCCCCAATATCATAGGCGGCACCGATCGCATCCGGCTCCGGTACAGCTTTTATGACGACTGCCTGCGGCAGATTGCCTACGAGCCGGCTCAGGCCATCACGGCCCCGACGCTGATCGTCCAAGGCGATCAAGACGAATGTGTCCCTCTGCACCAAAGCCGCCGGCTCTATGACGCGCTCCGCGTCACGAAACGGTTGGAGCTGCTGCCCGGAGCCGATCATCAATTCACCAAGGCCGAGGACTTTCGCCGCATGACGACGCTCATCGCGGATTGGCTGGCCTCCCATCTGAGATGATCACCACC is a window of Nitrospira sp. DNA encoding:
- a CDS encoding cbb3-type cytochrome c oxidase subunit I, with protein sequence MLRLPGRPVTFLLTGFAWLLLASLVGMAILVGLVRGTPLPSWLRLAHTHAALVGGVAQMILGGFLVFIPPLLMTGQHRKESHPVLFLAINAGALGMVAGFGLGNYQIVGASGLLVVAAFLWIARDAWTQARKSLNSPPLNLWFYAIALFALLGGLACGETMAFRFTQESYGYVRLAHIHLNILGFISLAIVGTMHNLLPTVLNAPLYSPKLARAVLFLLPLGLALLIGGFLNSSVIVEMAAGGVLVVTATLYAVNLFRTWLASSHKGSAASDHLLIGTFFLLVTLVLGTLVAANNLHEQPIMPFGSLHLVAYTHMALIGFILQTIIGALSHLLPITLAVRRVQSNKKRGAYLDRLTAIINRWRTIQIMGLSLGTMGLALLASLTWNVPLSSPTIQIATWSCVGLLLGSLTLFSVKLVALLGASPEEDQPAST
- a CDS encoding alpha/beta fold hydrolase, which translates into the protein MTEHTLSFIDPQGHRVASVLAIPDGGTDRIAVLCHGFLSGKHSTTNNMLTRLLEPHGIATFAFDFFGQGESEGPFEVLTTTQAIGQAMAALDLVRQKGFAKIGLMGSSFGGLVATLAAAQRNDLACLALKCPVVDFAEELRLTFGDRELAQWNATDTIPNIIGGTDRIRLRYSFYDDCLRQIAYEPAQAITAPTLIVQGDQDECVPLHQSRRLYDALRVTKRLELLPGADHQFTKAEDFRRMTTLIADWLASHLR